One Spinacia oleracea cultivar Varoflay chromosome 4, BTI_SOV_V1, whole genome shotgun sequence DNA segment encodes these proteins:
- the LOC110792983 gene encoding violaxanthin de-epoxidase, chloroplastic, whose product MALVARSICVSYDEIAGICNNVSHRNFKKWVQWKNPFLFQDDARRNIRFNDRKLSCTKFIGASEKLQHSKSPKSGLISCGWEVNSSKVVSNAVIPKKWNLLKLKVVEVTAIVACTFFVMSSAQAVDALKTCTCLLKECRIELAKCIANPSCAANVACLQTCNNRPDETECQIKCGDLFANKVVDEFNECAVSRKKCVPQKSDVGEFPVPDPSVLVKSFNMADFNGKWFISSGLNPTFDAFDCQLHEFHLEDGKLVGNLSWRIKTPDGGFFTRTAVQKFAQDPSQPGMLYNHDNAYLHYQDDWYILSSKIENQPDDYVFVYYRGRNDAWDGYGGAFLYTRSATVPENIVPELNRAAQSVGKDFNKFIRTDNTCGPEPPLVERLEKTVEEGERTIIKEVEQLEGEIEGDLEKVGKTEMTLFQRLLEGFQELQKDEEYFLKELNKEERELLEDLKMEAGEVEKLFGRALPIRKLR is encoded by the exons ATGGCATTGGTTGCACGATCAATATGCGTATCCTACGACGAAATTGCTGGTATTTGCAACAATGTTTCACACCGGAATTTTAAGAAATGGGTCCAATGGAAGAACCCATTTCTTTTCCAAGATGATGCTAGAAGGAACATAAGGTTCAATGACAGGAAATTGTCATGTACAAAATTTATTGGAGCTTCAGAAAAATTACAGCATTCAAAATCCCCGAAATCTGGTCTGATTTCGTGTGGGTGGGAAGTGAATTCGTCAAAGGTTGTGTCCAATGCCGTCATACCCAAG AAATGGAATCTGTTGAAACTGAAGGTTGTTGAAGTGACTGCTATAGTTGCGTGTACATTTTTTGTCATGTCTTCGGCACAAGCTGTTGATGCTCTTAAAACTTGTACCTGTTTGCTGAAGGAATGCAG AATTGAACTCGCCAAGTGCATCGCAAATCCATCTTGTGCAGCCAATGTTGCTTGCCTGCAGACCTGCAATAATAGACCTGATGAAACCGAATGCCAA ATCAAATGTGGGGACTTGTTCGCCAACAAAGTTGTTGACGAGTTCAACGAGTGTGCAGTCTCTCGAAAGAAATGCGTGCCTCAGAAGTCTGATGTTGGAGAATTTCCTGTTCCCGATCCTAGTGTGCTCGTTAAGAGTTTCAACATGGCAGATTTCAACGGGAAGTGGTTTATAAGTAGTGGTCTAAACCCTACATTCGACGCTTTTGATTGCCAGTTACATGAGTTCCATTTGGAAGATGGAAAACTTGTTGGAAACTTGTCTTGGCGAATAAAAACACCAGATGGTGGTTTTTTCACACGCACTGCTGTACAGAAATTTGCGCAAGACCCCTCTCAACCTGGAATGCTGTATAATCATGACAATGCATATCTTCACTATCAAGATGATTG GTACATCCTATCTTCTAAAATTGAAAATCAACCAGATGACTACGTATTTGTATATTACCGAGGCAGGAATGATGCGTGGGATGGCTATGGTGGCGCATTTCTTTACACAAGAAGTGCAACTGTACCTGAAAATATCGTGCCTGAACTTAACAGAGCAGCTCAAAGTGTAGGAAAAGACTTCAATAAATTCATCCGAACGGACAATACCTGTGGGCCCGAGCCTCCACTGGTTGAGAGGCTGGAGAAGACGGTGGAGGAAGGAGAAAGAACTATCATTAAGGAAGTAGAACAATTAGAAGGAGAGATAGAAGGAGACCTGGAAAAGGTTGGGAAAACTGAGATGACATTGTTTCAGAGGCTACTAGAAGGTTTTCAAGAGCTTCAAAAAGATGAAGAATACTTCCTCAAAGAATTAAACAAGGAGGAGCGAGAATTACTGGAAGACTTAAAGATGGAGGCTGGCGAGGTGGAGAAACTATTTGGGCGAGCATTACCTATAAGAAAGCTTCGGTAA
- the LOC110792982 gene encoding probable serine/threonine-protein kinase PBL25, translating to MNCLPCFPKDEEEAAADPQPPPLKKDSLARIEPKENTSSSSKAKNFTFRELAMATKNFRQECLLGEGGFGRVFKGKLQSSGLVVAVKQLDRNGMQGNKEFLVEVLMLSLIQHSNLVSLIGYCADGDQRLLVYEYLQMGSLENLLFGDDPDKKPLDWYTRMKIALGAANGLEYLHDKANPPVIYRDFKSSNILLDENYEPKLSDFGLAKLGAGAGKVNPTSRVMGTYGYSAPEYSSGGELTLKSDIYSFGVVFLELLTGRKAIDTTRPNDEQNLVTWAQPIFREPKRFPDLADPKLNKEFPLTCLNQAVGICAMCLQEEPSVRPLIGDVVAALSFLAVPQPITTPPPPANSPPSEQKMVYEIETSQSQPPHSDDSARYDGRISEDSESSHSEDESGSDHQNEGSCHEFSVEEKDYSSRYSERESEPRDSRGQSFDTSEEQLTYTSDSDNSGGGNTNYDDAETTELEERSVDSIANYSLYSARSTDSSMKSDAGYKSSLHGSSRTSSPTKVNNGSRRRKPVVTFKEPSLSAKRNGTRRPEGEHSSSDNNNNQTTLPAATDGKQQQEQQQQLSSSSSNSEVSSESEDEKGSPRPEEDTQIPSQNNGNQEEAISSPDSFDNCHRVFEQNRKENPQLRHLKTR from the exons ATGAATTGCCTACCGTGCTTCCCCAAGGACGAAGAAGAAGCCGCCGCTGATCCCCAACCACCTCCTCTCAAAAAAGATTCTCTTGCTCGTATCGAACCCAAAGAAAACACTTCTTCTTCATCTAAAG CAAAAAATTTTACCTTCCGGGAGTTGGCCATGGCAACAAAAAATTTCCGGCAGGAATGCCTGTTAGGAGAAGGTGGATTCGGAAGAGTATTCAAAGGGAAGCTTCAATCTTCTGGCCTG GTTGTCGCTGTAAAGCAGCTAGACAGGAACGGAATGCAAGGAAACAAGGAGTTCCTTGTCGAGGTGTTGATGCTCAGTCTTATCCAGCACTCGAATTTGGTTAGTCTCATTGGCTACTGTGCTGACGGAGATCAACGGCTTCTGGTGTATGAATATCTGCAGATGGGATCACTAGAGAATCTTCTGTTTG GTGATGATCCTGATAAGAAGCCATTGGATTGGTACACAAGGATGAAAATAGCTTTGGGTGCAGCCAATGGACTCGAGTATTTACATGACAAGGCTAATCCACCTGTCATATATCGTGATTTTAAATCCTCGAATATCTTACTAGATGAAAACTATGAACCAAAACTGTCTGACTTTGGTCTTGCCAAGCTTGGAGCAGGTGCAGGTAAGGTAAACCCAACATCAAGGGTAATGGGAACTTATGGTTATTCTGCACCTGAGTACTCAAGTGGTGGAGAGCTTACACTCAAATCTGACATTTATAGCTTTGGAGTTGTATTCCTAGAGCTTCTCACTGGACGAAAAGCCATTGACACAACTAGACCAAATGATGAACAAAATTTAGTTACATGG GCACAACCGATATTTAGGGAGCCTAAAAGATTTCCGGATTTGGCAGATCCAAAGCTAAATAAAGAATTCCCCTTGACATGCCTAAACCAAGCTGTTGGCATTTGTGCAATGTGTCTTCAAGAAGAACCATCTGTTCGTCCCTTGATTGGTGATGTTGTTGCAGCACTTAGTTTCCTCGCGGTACCTCAACCAATTACAACTCCTCCCCCACCAGCAAATTCCCCGCCATCAGAGCAGAAGATGGTCTATGAAATCGAGACTAGCCAGAGTCAACCGCCCCATTCAGATGACAGTGCACGGTATGATGGTAGAATCAGTGAAGATAGTGAGAGTTCTCATAGTGAAGATGAAAGTGGTTCAGATCATCAGAATGAAGGAAGTTGTCATGAATTTTCGGTAGAAGAGAAAGATTACAGTAGTCGATattcagagagagaaagtgaaccACGAGATTCTAGAGGACAGAGCTTTGATACTTCAGAGGAACAACTCACTTACACATCAGACTCAGATAATAGTGGAGGTGGTAATACTAATTATGATGATGCTGAAACTACAGAGCTTGAAGAAAGATCAGTAGATTCCATTGCTAATTACAGTTTGTACTCTGCTAGAAGTACTGACAGTAGCATGAAATCTGATGCTGGGTATAAATCCTCCTTACATGGAAGTAGTAGGACATCTTCTCCTACAAAAGTTAATAATGGCTCTCGTAGAAGAAAGCCGGTTGTAACATTTAAAGAACCAAGTTTAAGCGCGAAGAGAAATGGTACTAGAAGACCCGAGGGTGAACATAGCAGTtcagataataataataaccagACTACACTCCCTGCTGCTACAGATGGTAAACAGCAACaagaacaacagcaacaactAAGTTCAAGTTCATCAAATTCAGAAGTTAGCAGTGAATCTGAGGATGAGAAGGGGTCTCCAAGACCCGAGGAAGACACACAAATTCCTTCTCAGAATAATGGAAACCAAGAAGAAGCCATCAGTAGCCCTGATAGTTTTGACAATTGTCATCGAGTTTTTGAGCAAAATCGTAAAGAAAATCCACAGTTACGGCATCTTAAAACCAGGTGA
- the LOC110792980 gene encoding uncharacterized protein At2g23090 gives MGGGNAQKSKTAREKNLEKNKPSKGSQLDANKKAMSIQCKVCMQTFMCTTTEVKCREHAENKHPKSDIGVCFPHLKK, from the exons ATGGGTGGAGGCAACGCTCAGAAATCCAAGACAGCTCGCGAGAAAAACTTGGAGAAGAACAAGCCATCTAAAG GAAGCCAATTGGATGCAAATAAAAAAGCCATGAGTATCCAG TGCAAGGTATGCATGCAGACATTTATGTGTACAACTACAGAGGTGAAATGCCGAGAGCATGCTGAAAATAAGCACCCAAAAAGCGACATCGGTGTATGTTTTCCACACCTTAAGAAATGA
- the LOC110792969 gene encoding uncharacterized protein: MDSYLCESKYHNCGRKRIQVTYESIASICMGDRTSIRDLAKMLNLSPTTVWRMVKRKQIKAHSSPMHPGISEECKMERMRWVLGLIMDCSIPNDPTYYSMYDFIHIDEKWFYLTQKSQRVYLAINEQFSHRKAKSRTKIPKFMFMAAVARPRWGEDGQCEWDGKLGIFPFTYAVAAKRTSKNRVKGTIETKPIKSVSQIATRAMLINYLIPAIKEKWPPHEGEKVIYIIQDNAKTHILQNDQE, encoded by the coding sequence ATGGATTCATATCTTTGTGAGAGCAAATATCACAACTGTGGTAGGAAGAGAATTCAAGTAACATATGAATCTATAGCGTCAATATGCATGGGGGACAGAACAAGCATTAGGGATCTTGCAAAGATGCTGAATTTGAGTCCAACAACAGTTTGGAGAATGGTGAAAAGAAAACAGATCAAAGCACATTCAAGTCCCATGCATCCAGGCATTTCAGAAGAATGCAAGATGGAAAGGATGAGGTGGGTACTTGGTCTCATAATGGACTGCTCAATACCAAATGATCCCACATATTACAGCATGTATGATTTCATTCACATCGATGAGAAATGGTTCTATCTAACGCAAAAAAGTCAAAGAGTCTATTTAGCAATCAATGAACAATTTTCACACAGAAAGGCAAAATCAAgaacaaaaattccaaagttCATGTTCATGGCAGCAGTAGCAAGGCCAAGGTGGGGAGAAGATGGGCAGTGTGAGTGGGATGGAAAACTAGGTATATTTCCATTCACATATGCAGTGGCAGCAAAGAGAACATCCAAAAACAGAGTGAAGGGGACAATTGAGACAAAACCAATCAAGTCAGTTAGTCAAATTGCAACTAGGGCCATGCTAATCAACTACTTAATCCCAGCAATTAAAGAGAAATGGCCACCACATGAGGGGGAAAAGGTGATATACATAATTCAAGACAATGCGAAGAcacacattttgcaaaatgatCAAGAATGA
- the LOC110792979 gene encoding putative F-box protein PP2-B12: protein MEELRMVGGEEGEEEIFCGIDFYVLPEGCIAAVVSFTSPRDACRFSSISKIFKSAADSDAVWENFLPSDYREILGRSDDGVSLLDSLSKKELFMHLADNPILIDEGAMSFSLEKSTGKKCFTISAKNLTIIWGDTPRYWTWHSEPVSRFSEVAELVTVCWLEIKGKMKTSLLSPNTEYAAYLVFTMGRGAYGFYSPAEVTLQTSGGKVETENVNWESPHRFQIVPRRSSAFNQLRAPMSRTQPAETEDETKLPKKRADGWLEIKIGEFSTRRDDEDGEVEMAVLDVKGGNWKGGLIVEGIEIRPKIVNE, encoded by the exons ATGGAGGAATTGAGAATGGTAGGAGGAGAAGAAGGAGAGGAAGAGATTTTCTGCGGCATAGATTTCTATGTTCTACCGGAAGGATGCATCGCGGCTGTTGTTTCCTTCACTAGTCCTCGTGATGCGTGCCGTTTCTCTTCTATATCGAAGATTTTCAAGTCTGCTGCTGATTCTGATGCTGTTTGGGAGAATTTTCTGCCGTCTGATTACCGTGAGATTCTCGGTCGATCCGATGATGGTGTTTCGCTTTTGGATTCTCTCTCCAAAAAGGAGCTCTTCATGCACCTCGCTGATAATCCTATCCTCATTGATGAGGGTGCTATG AGCTTTTCACTGGAGAAATCAACTGGCAAAAAGTGTTTCACAATATCTGCCAAGAACCTGACCATTATTTGGGGTGATACACCAAGATATTGGACATGGCATTCTGAACCCGTGTCAAG GTTTTCTGAAGTAGCAGAGCTCGTTACCGTCTGCTGGCTTGAAATAAAAGGGAAAATGAAAACCTCCCTGTTATCTCCAAACACAGAGTATGCAGCTTACCTTGTCTTCACAATGGGAAGAGGAGCGTACGGGTTTTACTCCCCGGCCGAGGTTACACTCCAAACTTCTGGAGGCAAAGTGGAAACAGAGAATGTTAATTGGGAGTCACCACACAGGTTCCAAATTGTACCAAGGCGTAGTAGTGCTTTCAACCAGCTCAGGGCTCCTATGTCAAGGACGCAGCCGGCTGAGACAGAAGACGAGACAAAGCTTCCGAAGAAACGAGCAGACGGGTGGCTCGAGATCAAAATCGGAGAATTCTCAACTCGGAGGGATGATGAAGATGGAGAAGTGGAGATGGCAGTGTTGGATGTCAAGGGTGGGAATTGGAAAGGTGGGTTGATTGTTGAAGGGATTGAGATTAGACCAAAAATTGTCAATGAGTAA